A portion of the Hyalangium minutum genome contains these proteins:
- a CDS encoding zf-TFIIB domain-containing protein, with protein MNCPACRSKTVEQGFEGSRGAKVLLDVCPTCHGLWFDAKESIQLSSNGVLRLFRQMHGHKDEHYRLKEPLACPRCRATLTKTQDLARSNRFQYFRCPNEHGHFITFFQFLREKGIVRSLNAKELAELKKHVQHLQCSDCGDPISLETDSACPRCRAPLCILDPKALGATVEGLNPAAVAAGVVAPAVAAQILMEHMKLDGFFRKIDSQVQAASTSVGTTPIADSSSAETVAEVVETGVEAIDLLDVGIDFFFDIASGIGDLF; from the coding sequence ATGAACTGTCCCGCCTGTAGGTCCAAGACCGTCGAGCAGGGCTTCGAAGGCTCGCGCGGCGCCAAAGTCCTGTTGGACGTGTGCCCTACCTGTCACGGCCTGTGGTTCGACGCCAAGGAGAGCATCCAGCTCTCCTCGAATGGAGTCCTCCGGCTCTTCCGCCAGATGCACGGCCACAAGGACGAGCACTACCGGCTGAAGGAGCCCCTCGCCTGCCCCCGCTGCCGGGCGACGCTGACGAAGACTCAAGATCTGGCCCGCAGCAATCGCTTCCAGTACTTCCGCTGCCCCAACGAGCATGGGCACTTCATCACCTTCTTCCAGTTCCTCCGAGAGAAGGGGATCGTCCGCAGCCTGAATGCCAAGGAGCTCGCCGAGCTGAAGAAGCACGTCCAGCACCTCCAGTGCTCGGACTGCGGAGATCCCATCTCATTGGAGACCGACTCGGCCTGCCCTCGCTGCCGCGCCCCCCTGTGCATCCTGGATCCCAAGGCCCTGGGGGCCACTGTCGAGGGCCTGAATCCCGCGGCGGTGGCAGCGGGTGTCGTGGCCCCCGCAGTGGCAGCCCAGATCCTCATGGAGCACATGAAGCTCGACGGCTTCTTCCGGAAGATCGACTCCCAGGTTCAGGCGGCGTCCACCTCCGTCGGCACCACTCCCATTGCCGACTCCAGCAGCGCGGAGACCGTGGCGGAGGTGGTGGAGACGGGCGTTGAGGCCATCGATCTGCTCGACGTTGGTATCGACTTCTTCTTCGACATCGCCAGCGGCATCGGCGACCTGTTCTGA
- a CDS encoding PQQ-binding-like beta-propeller repeat protein, with protein MKRRAWKQWVAGIGAAGLLGACNSVPLHGNPVSSELRQAPADFFEVGWWTPLVEPTQWEYAPREFASPAVDPESGRVITLTRDGFVRSVAPGGKVEWAFKTGNRFNAGALVHEGIAYVPGGDGFLYALDVRKGELKWKYEAGESLATVPVLAGGRVLVASESDTVFAVERETGKWAWQYRRDPPSGFTIHGVSAPVVKDTTVYVGFADGYLVALDATGGTTKWEKSLAGGATEFLDVDTTPVVDDAGRVYAASYQGGLYALSADTGDVEWTTTVAGITSLLARGEVVFAAGEGRVDAYLGETGRMLWSHNLGERAGRTPVMARGLLLVPNQRALLFMDPKTGHSRLAWNPGEGISAAPTVQGSTAYVLSNNGYLYALRLHGGGG; from the coding sequence ATGAAGCGCCGCGCGTGGAAGCAGTGGGTGGCGGGGATTGGGGCGGCGGGGCTTCTCGGCGCGTGTAACTCCGTCCCCCTTCACGGCAACCCGGTCAGCTCCGAGCTCCGGCAGGCCCCGGCCGACTTCTTCGAGGTCGGCTGGTGGACGCCGCTCGTAGAGCCGACGCAGTGGGAGTACGCCCCTCGGGAGTTCGCCTCGCCCGCGGTGGATCCGGAGTCGGGCCGTGTCATCACGCTCACCCGGGACGGCTTCGTCCGGAGCGTGGCACCCGGCGGCAAGGTGGAGTGGGCCTTCAAGACGGGCAATCGCTTCAACGCCGGTGCCCTGGTGCACGAGGGCATCGCCTATGTGCCCGGCGGCGACGGCTTCCTGTACGCGCTGGATGTGCGCAAGGGCGAGCTGAAGTGGAAGTACGAGGCCGGTGAGTCGCTCGCGACGGTGCCGGTGCTGGCCGGTGGGCGGGTGCTGGTGGCCTCGGAGAGCGACACGGTGTTCGCGGTGGAGCGCGAGACGGGCAAGTGGGCCTGGCAGTACCGGCGGGATCCGCCCAGCGGCTTCACCATCCACGGCGTCTCGGCGCCGGTGGTGAAGGACACCACGGTGTACGTGGGCTTCGCCGACGGCTACCTGGTGGCGCTGGATGCCACGGGCGGCACCACGAAGTGGGAGAAGTCCCTGGCGGGCGGGGCCACCGAGTTCCTGGATGTGGACACCACACCGGTGGTGGACGACGCGGGGCGGGTGTACGCGGCCTCGTACCAGGGCGGGCTGTACGCCCTGAGCGCCGACACTGGGGATGTGGAGTGGACGACCACGGTGGCGGGGATCACGTCACTGCTGGCGCGCGGCGAGGTGGTGTTCGCCGCCGGCGAGGGCCGGGTGGATGCGTACCTGGGCGAGACGGGCCGGATGCTGTGGTCTCACAACCTGGGCGAGCGGGCAGGCAGAACGCCGGTGATGGCGCGGGGCCTGCTGCTGGTGCCCAACCAGCGTGCGCTGCTCTTCATGGATCCGAAGACGGGGCATTCCCGGCTGGCCTGGAACCCGGGCGAGGGCATCAGCGCGGCACCGACCGTCCAGGGCTCCACGGCGTACGTCTTGTCGAACAACGGGTACCTGTATGCGCTGCGCTTGCACGGGGGCGGCGGTTGA
- a CDS encoding S46 family peptidase — MKRLVVVAALVGALPALADEGMWTYNNFPSAKVKAKYGFEPSQQWLDNVRLSSARLAGGCSASFVSPNGLVMTNHHCARGCIEQLSTAEKDYIANGFSAKTEADELKCPAMEINQLSEIVDVTDQLNKATQGLSGKQYSDTLKAEMSKIEKDCATSDQVRCDVVTLYQGGKYNLYKYRRFQDVRLVFAPEHAIAFFGGDPDNFEFPRYDLDVSFVRVYQDDKPAQIANYFKWSKGGAKDGELTFVSGHPGRTSRGLTVAELEYQRDVVMPKTLVTLAEIRGMITEFQKRGPEQQRISNNMKFGVENGLKAIKGRHEALVDKKFFATKVAAEQELRQKVEANPELKKKYGAAWDEIAKAQEQLKLIRKELNYIEQGQGLSSSLFNIAQRLVRAADELPKENGQRLREYTDAGLPAFKAQLFSTAPIYPELEIARLEFSLTKLREELGPDHPFVKKVLGKESPLGLATRLVNGTQLRDVAVREKLFEGGKKAITSSKDPMIQLAILVDPDGRAIRKNYEENIESVIRKNSELVAKAKFEAYGTNVYPDATFSLRLSYGSVQGYTDNGKKVTPFTQMAGAYERNTGEDPFALPKSWIDSKSKLKLSTPMNFVTTNDIIGGNSGSPMINKDAEIVGLVFDGNIQSLGGDFGFDESVNRTVAVHSDAIIEALAKIYGANRVLEELRPGKQPPVKAKPAG, encoded by the coding sequence ATGAAGCGTCTGGTCGTTGTGGCCGCCCTGGTGGGTGCACTCCCCGCGCTCGCCGATGAGGGCATGTGGACCTATAACAATTTCCCCTCCGCCAAGGTGAAGGCCAAGTACGGCTTCGAGCCCTCGCAGCAGTGGCTCGACAACGTGCGCCTGTCCTCGGCCCGGCTCGCCGGCGGCTGCTCTGCCAGCTTCGTGTCGCCCAACGGCCTGGTGATGACCAACCACCACTGCGCTCGCGGCTGCATCGAGCAGCTCTCCACCGCCGAGAAGGACTACATCGCCAACGGCTTCTCCGCGAAGACCGAGGCCGACGAGCTCAAGTGCCCGGCCATGGAGATCAACCAGCTGAGCGAGATCGTCGACGTCACCGATCAGCTCAACAAGGCCACCCAGGGGCTCTCCGGCAAGCAGTACTCGGACACCCTCAAGGCCGAGATGTCCAAGATCGAGAAGGACTGCGCCACCAGCGATCAGGTCCGCTGCGACGTCGTCACCCTGTACCAGGGCGGCAAGTACAACCTCTATAAGTACCGCCGCTTCCAGGACGTGCGCCTGGTGTTCGCCCCCGAGCACGCCATCGCCTTCTTCGGCGGCGACCCGGACAACTTCGAGTTCCCCCGGTATGACTTGGACGTCTCCTTCGTGCGCGTCTACCAGGACGACAAGCCGGCGCAGATCGCCAACTACTTCAAGTGGTCCAAGGGCGGCGCCAAGGACGGCGAGCTCACCTTCGTCTCCGGACACCCGGGCCGCACCTCGCGCGGCCTCACCGTGGCGGAGCTGGAGTACCAGCGCGACGTGGTCATGCCCAAGACGCTGGTCACCCTGGCCGAGATCCGCGGCATGATCACCGAGTTCCAGAAGCGCGGCCCCGAGCAGCAGCGCATCTCCAACAACATGAAGTTCGGCGTGGAGAACGGGCTCAAGGCCATCAAGGGCAGGCACGAGGCGCTGGTGGACAAGAAGTTCTTCGCCACCAAGGTCGCCGCCGAGCAGGAGCTCCGCCAGAAGGTCGAGGCCAACCCCGAGCTGAAGAAGAAGTACGGCGCGGCGTGGGACGAGATCGCCAAGGCCCAGGAGCAGCTCAAGCTCATCCGCAAGGAGCTGAACTACATCGAGCAGGGTCAGGGCCTCAGCTCGAGCCTCTTCAACATCGCCCAGCGGCTGGTGCGCGCCGCGGACGAGCTCCCCAAGGAGAACGGCCAGCGCCTGCGCGAGTACACCGACGCCGGCCTGCCCGCCTTCAAGGCCCAGCTGTTCAGCACCGCCCCCATCTACCCCGAGCTGGAGATCGCCCGACTGGAGTTCTCGCTCACCAAGCTGCGCGAGGAGCTCGGCCCGGATCACCCCTTCGTGAAGAAGGTGCTGGGCAAGGAGTCCCCGCTGGGCCTGGCCACCCGCCTGGTCAACGGCACCCAGCTGCGGGACGTGGCGGTGCGTGAGAAGCTGTTCGAGGGCGGCAAGAAGGCCATCACCAGCTCCAAGGATCCGATGATCCAGCTGGCCATCCTCGTGGACCCGGACGGCCGCGCCATCCGGAAGAACTACGAGGAGAACATCGAGTCGGTCATCCGCAAGAACAGCGAGCTGGTCGCCAAGGCGAAGTTCGAGGCCTACGGCACCAACGTCTACCCGGACGCCACCTTCTCCCTGCGCCTGTCCTACGGCTCCGTTCAGGGCTACACGGACAACGGCAAGAAGGTGACTCCGTTCACCCAGATGGCCGGCGCCTACGAGCGCAACACCGGCGAGGACCCCTTCGCCCTGCCCAAGAGCTGGATCGACTCCAAGAGCAAGCTGAAGCTCTCCACCCCGATGAACTTCGTCACGACCAACGACATCATCGGCGGCAACTCGGGCTCGCCCATGATCAACAAGGACGCGGAGATCGTCGGCCTGGTGTTCGACGGCAACATCCAGTCGTTGGGCGGTGACTTCGGCTTCGACGAGAGCGTCAACCGCACGGTGGCAGTGCACAGTGACGCCATCATCGAGGCCCTGGCGAAGATCTACGGCGCCAACCGGGTGCTCGAGGAGCTGCGCCCAGGCAAGCAGCCTCCGGTGAAGGCCAAGCCGGCGGGGTGA
- a CDS encoding tetratricopeptide repeat protein — MAKSEKMTQRELKQPDAFQQMGAEAQHWLVERQTIVALAVGVLLVGGLIVAMFAYFSHRSETKAAKELGAALEILDRPIVPTPEGTEAKPVAEGDKAPFRTAQDQDGELVKALTAFRNAYKGTTSATTAALPLAKAQYRLGKVDEALAAYAEFLKDAPQNDPMRAGALEGQGYAYEAQQKYDQALASFDEMSKVDSGGYLEGMGQYHRARILILQGKKEDAAAVLVKLPIDHPGSAAARLATERTSLLAAEGVKIPPPPEPEAGKKDGGA; from the coding sequence GTGGCCAAGTCCGAGAAGATGACCCAGCGAGAGCTCAAGCAGCCCGACGCTTTCCAGCAGATGGGCGCCGAGGCTCAGCACTGGCTGGTCGAGCGCCAGACGATCGTCGCGCTGGCGGTGGGCGTACTGCTGGTGGGCGGCCTGATCGTGGCGATGTTCGCCTACTTCTCCCACCGCAGCGAGACCAAGGCCGCCAAGGAGCTGGGCGCCGCCCTGGAGATCCTCGATCGTCCCATCGTTCCCACCCCCGAGGGCACCGAGGCGAAGCCGGTCGCCGAGGGCGACAAGGCCCCGTTCAGGACGGCCCAGGATCAGGATGGAGAGTTGGTGAAGGCGCTGACGGCCTTCCGTAACGCCTACAAGGGCACCACGTCCGCCACGACGGCGGCCCTGCCGCTGGCCAAGGCCCAGTATCGCCTGGGCAAGGTGGACGAGGCGCTGGCCGCCTACGCCGAGTTCCTCAAGGACGCACCGCAGAACGACCCGATGCGCGCCGGGGCGCTCGAGGGCCAGGGCTACGCCTACGAGGCCCAGCAGAAGTACGACCAGGCGCTCGCCTCCTTCGATGAGATGTCCAAGGTGGATTCGGGCGGTTATCTGGAGGGCATGGGCCAGTACCACCGTGCTCGCATCCTCATCCTCCAGGGGAAGAAGGAGGACGCGGCCGCCGTCCTCGTGAAGCTTCCGATCGATCATCCGGGCTCGGCGGCGGCCCGCCTGGCCACCGAGCGCACGTCGCTGCTGGCCGCTGAAGGCGTGAAGATCCCGCCCCCGCCGGAGCCTGAGGCTGGCAAGAAGGACGGAGGCGCATGA
- a CDS encoding ribonuclease H-like domain-containing protein yields the protein MLQRTFQHIPGVGPYREKDLWAQGIRTWDDFPAAGTGAPAISKKSDGVAREYIAKAREALARKDLRGLVELVPSREHWRLYPDFAEDALFFDIETDGREQQVPTVVSLFDSAGLHVFIHGRNMDALPEAMAARRLWVSFNGTCFDAPVLRDYFGESRFPKPDAHIDLRFVTKRLGMGGGLKEIEDSLGMGRPPHLRGVNGWDAVLLWRAYKARGDVEALRFLVEYNLYDAFQLRTLMDVTYNKGADELNQDVPRLPVFHRGDVLYDVSKLILELGPTERDMETIARVRSQDRDLREL from the coding sequence ATGTTGCAGCGGACGTTCCAGCACATTCCGGGCGTGGGGCCGTACCGGGAGAAGGATCTCTGGGCGCAGGGCATCCGCACGTGGGACGACTTTCCGGCGGCGGGCACGGGCGCACCGGCCATCAGCAAGAAGTCGGACGGCGTGGCGCGCGAGTACATCGCGAAGGCGCGGGAGGCGCTGGCGCGGAAGGATCTGCGCGGGTTGGTGGAGCTGGTGCCGTCGCGGGAGCACTGGCGGCTGTACCCGGACTTCGCCGAGGACGCGCTGTTCTTCGACATCGAGACGGATGGGCGGGAGCAGCAGGTGCCCACGGTGGTGAGCCTGTTCGACAGCGCCGGGCTGCACGTGTTCATCCACGGCCGGAACATGGACGCGCTGCCGGAGGCGATGGCGGCGCGGCGGCTCTGGGTGTCGTTCAACGGGACGTGCTTCGACGCGCCGGTGCTGCGGGACTACTTCGGCGAGTCCCGGTTTCCAAAGCCGGACGCGCACATCGATCTGCGGTTCGTGACGAAGCGGCTGGGGATGGGCGGCGGGCTGAAGGAGATCGAGGACAGCCTGGGCATGGGCCGGCCGCCGCACCTGCGGGGCGTGAACGGGTGGGACGCGGTGCTGCTGTGGCGGGCATACAAGGCGCGGGGGGACGTGGAGGCCCTGCGGTTCCTGGTGGAGTACAACCTCTATGACGCGTTCCAGCTGCGGACGTTGATGGACGTCACGTACAACAAGGGCGCGGACGAGCTGAACCAGGACGTACCGCGGCTGCCGGTGTTCCACCGCGGGGACGTGCTGTACGACGTGAGTAAGCTCATCCTGGAGCTGGGGCCCACGGAGCGGGATATGGAGACGATCGCCCGGGTGCGCAGCCAGGATCGGGATCTGCGCGAGCTCTGA
- the trpS gene encoding tryptophan--tRNA ligase codes for MSEAPIKTILTGDRPTGPLHLGHYVGSLKNRVQLQHQYRTFILVADMQALTDNADNPVKVRQNVTEVALDYLAVGLDPKVATFCIQSMLPELAELAMYYLNLVTVARLQRNPTVKEEFRRLQRAPADADEAQIRELEAQVPAGFLCYPVSQAADITAFKANLVPVGEDQRPMIEQTVEIVRSFNRTYGEVLVEPESLIPQIARLPGTDGQAKMGKSLGNAIYLSDPADVVAKKVKGMFTDPKHLRVEDPGTVEGNPVFTYLDAFDPDTEKVQGLKDHYRRGGLGDSVVKRRLAEVLEAFLGPIRKRREDYAKDPAEVMRLLKDGTDRARQVTASTLAQVRKAMHLDYWP; via the coding sequence ATGTCAGAGGCGCCCATCAAGACGATTCTCACTGGCGATCGCCCTACCGGTCCCCTCCACCTCGGGCACTACGTCGGCTCGCTCAAGAACCGCGTCCAACTCCAGCACCAGTACCGCACCTTCATCCTGGTGGCGGACATGCAGGCGCTGACGGACAACGCCGATAATCCCGTCAAGGTGCGCCAGAACGTCACCGAGGTCGCCCTCGACTACCTGGCAGTCGGGCTCGATCCCAAGGTCGCCACGTTCTGCATCCAGTCCATGCTGCCGGAGCTCGCCGAGCTCGCCATGTACTACCTGAACCTGGTCACCGTGGCCCGGCTCCAGCGCAACCCCACGGTCAAGGAAGAGTTCCGTCGCCTGCAGCGCGCCCCCGCAGACGCCGATGAGGCGCAGATCCGCGAGCTCGAGGCGCAGGTCCCCGCAGGCTTCCTCTGTTACCCGGTCAGCCAAGCCGCAGACATCACCGCCTTCAAAGCGAACCTCGTCCCGGTTGGCGAGGATCAGAGGCCGATGATCGAGCAGACCGTCGAGATCGTCCGCAGCTTCAACCGCACCTACGGCGAAGTCCTCGTGGAGCCCGAGTCCCTCATCCCGCAGATCGCCCGGCTGCCCGGCACCGACGGCCAGGCCAAGATGGGCAAATCCCTGGGCAACGCCATCTATCTGTCGGACCCGGCCGACGTGGTCGCCAAGAAGGTCAAGGGGATGTTCACGGACCCCAAGCACCTGCGCGTCGAAGATCCCGGCACCGTCGAGGGCAACCCCGTCTTCACCTACCTGGACGCCTTCGATCCGGACACCGAGAAGGTCCAAGGCCTCAAGGACCACTACCGGCGCGGCGGCCTCGGCGACTCGGTGGTCAAGCGCCGGCTCGCCGAGGTGCTCGAGGCGTTCCTCGGCCCCATCCGCAAGCGCCGCGAGGACTACGCCAAGGATCCCGCCGAGGTCATGCGCCTGCTCAAGGACGGCACCGACCGCGCCCGCCAAGTGACAGCGAGCACCCTGGCCCAGGTCCGCAAGGCCATGCACCTGGACTACTGGCCGTAG
- a CDS encoding (deoxy)nucleoside triphosphate pyrophosphohydrolase: protein MTGRAPRTVRVVAALIPQPGDSSRYLVQQRLPGGSRALLWEFPGGKVESGETDEAALARECREELDVELAVGRRLWEGKHTYPDLTVELVLYACRWVSGEPKPLGAHALRFLTPPEMTALPFCEADIPLLEDLVAGRMELSR, encoded by the coding sequence TTGACGGGTAGAGCGCCGAGGACGGTCCGGGTGGTGGCGGCGCTGATTCCGCAGCCCGGAGACAGTTCGCGGTACCTGGTGCAGCAGCGGCTGCCTGGCGGGAGCCGGGCTCTGCTCTGGGAGTTCCCCGGCGGCAAGGTGGAGTCCGGCGAGACGGATGAGGCCGCCCTGGCGCGCGAGTGCCGCGAAGAGCTGGATGTCGAGCTCGCGGTGGGCCGGCGGCTCTGGGAAGGCAAGCACACGTACCCGGATCTCACGGTGGAATTGGTGCTGTACGCCTGCCGTTGGGTGTCGGGTGAGCCCAAGCCGCTCGGGGCGCACGCGCTGCGGTTTCTGACTCCGCCCGAGATGACGGCGCTGCCGTTCTGCGAGGCGGACATTCCGCTGCTGGAGGACCTGGTAGCGGGAAGGATGGAGCTGTCGCGGTGA
- a CDS encoding WD40 repeat domain-containing serine/threonine protein kinase: MSDAARNAPPPPEGAAPEPSSSGDTPPTVDLAGTLISSGDPKQRPPSPAPPTEAQRLPVVDRNTYAIEGVFARGGIGRILRARDLRLGRPVALKELLHPQGPDENRFLNEALVTARLQHPGIVPIYEAGRWSNGEPFYAMRLVSGRSLDERLSETKTFGERLALLPHVLAVTEAIAYAHSERIIHRDLKPANVLVGEFGETVVIDWGLAKQLSQEAAPTSSPVAAAPTPRTPIFSAEAATPSSGGNANHTMAGIVLGTPAYMPPEQAAGRPVDERADVYALGAILYHLLVGARPYGGGSAHEVLDRVIAGSPTPLERLQKGVPEELLAIVTQAMARDPAQRYPTARALAEDLRRYLTGQLVGAHHYSRLDLVKRFVRRNRKVLAVTAVVLAAWGTTGALSVRRILHERDRAEHKQLEAEAASREATLRADQLTLVEARAAVERFPNKALEWLGTLSPVFTQWGSARVIAADAQARGLATLLRGHTQGVNFVTFSPDGRWLATVSDDRTVRLWNAQSGAMRLLGSHGDEVWRAAFSPDGQWLATTGKDRTLRLWNVQSGDGQVLQGHVAPIFGVVFSPDNRRVFTSSLDGEVWRWDLPGGKGQRLGKHEGWVASLDSSPDSRRLVTVGKDDKTLRLWDVETGESQTLGTHPAQPYQVTFSPDGKLIATGCADGKVRLWEAATGKLRVLEGHTNRVQSVAFSPDGTKLASRSHDGTVRLWDLATGTARVFEGSKEPPAPLAFSKDGRWVATGGRDRLAWLWDVNTGQGRALRGAEDAVTSLAFAPDGQRLAVASVDGVTRLYPVGANPSQLVGQHTGPVLSLRFSRDGQTLLSSGADGLASRWNVTGAGTVKMRGHRSEVPLARLSPDGERAVTGGADGTVRLWDRSGRELQALPFSAHPIRALEFSPSGDWVAVGSADGMVRLWDPTTGKERTLGQHANGGVLCLSFSPDGRFVASGGEDNSLRLWNLESGQGRVLHTSDDVVVALAFSHDGRWLVSGSKDHTLWLQELPSGQGRRLDVGGIGVLAVGFSPDGQRLVSSSQGDNSLRLWDVETGAARGVLRGHLNQVNHFAWSPEGQRMVTASDDRTVRIWDVESGESRVLQGHTDSVVQVAFSPDGKSVASASKDGTVRLWPEDLPLAPNALRTWLRETLAAEDSGATSAKP; the protein is encoded by the coding sequence ATGAGCGACGCCGCCAGAAACGCTCCTCCTCCTCCGGAGGGAGCCGCACCCGAACCGAGCTCTTCGGGGGACACGCCTCCCACGGTGGATCTCGCGGGGACGCTCATCTCCTCGGGGGACCCGAAGCAACGCCCTCCCTCCCCTGCCCCTCCCACGGAGGCCCAGCGCCTGCCCGTGGTGGACCGGAACACCTATGCCATCGAGGGGGTGTTCGCCCGGGGTGGGATTGGCCGCATCCTGCGCGCCCGGGACCTGCGGCTGGGCCGGCCGGTGGCCCTCAAGGAGCTGCTGCATCCCCAGGGGCCGGACGAGAACCGGTTCCTCAATGAAGCACTGGTGACGGCCCGGCTCCAGCACCCCGGCATCGTCCCCATCTACGAGGCCGGGCGCTGGTCCAACGGCGAGCCCTTCTATGCGATGCGGCTCGTCTCCGGGCGCTCGTTGGATGAGCGGCTCTCGGAGACGAAGACCTTTGGAGAGCGGCTGGCCCTGCTGCCCCACGTCCTCGCGGTGACGGAGGCGATCGCCTACGCGCACAGCGAGCGGATCATCCACCGCGATCTCAAGCCCGCCAACGTGCTGGTGGGCGAGTTTGGCGAGACAGTCGTCATCGACTGGGGTCTGGCCAAGCAGCTCTCCCAGGAGGCGGCTCCCACCAGCTCGCCGGTCGCGGCCGCGCCCACGCCGCGGACACCGATCTTCTCGGCGGAAGCCGCGACGCCGAGCTCCGGAGGGAACGCGAACCACACCATGGCGGGGATCGTGCTCGGCACACCGGCGTACATGCCTCCCGAGCAGGCTGCGGGGCGTCCCGTGGACGAGCGCGCGGATGTGTATGCGCTCGGCGCCATCCTCTATCACCTGCTGGTGGGTGCCCGTCCCTATGGAGGAGGCAGCGCGCACGAGGTGCTGGATCGGGTGATTGCAGGCTCCCCTACTCCGCTGGAGCGGCTGCAGAAGGGCGTTCCCGAGGAACTGCTGGCCATCGTCACCCAGGCGATGGCGAGGGATCCGGCGCAGCGCTACCCGACGGCGCGAGCGCTGGCGGAGGATCTGCGTCGTTACCTGACCGGACAGCTCGTCGGAGCGCACCACTACTCGCGGCTGGATCTGGTGAAGCGCTTCGTGCGCCGCAACCGGAAGGTGCTCGCGGTGACCGCCGTGGTGCTGGCGGCCTGGGGTACCACGGGAGCGCTCAGCGTCCGGCGCATCCTCCATGAGAGGGATCGCGCCGAGCACAAGCAGCTCGAGGCCGAGGCCGCCTCGCGCGAGGCCACGCTCCGCGCCGATCAGCTGACGCTCGTGGAGGCCCGCGCCGCAGTGGAGCGGTTCCCCAACAAGGCGCTCGAATGGCTTGGCACGCTGTCGCCCGTGTTCACCCAGTGGGGCTCGGCGCGAGTCATCGCCGCGGACGCTCAGGCTCGCGGGCTGGCCACCCTGCTGCGAGGCCACACGCAGGGCGTCAACTTCGTCACCTTCTCCCCGGACGGCCGCTGGCTGGCCACCGTGAGCGACGATCGGACGGTGCGCCTGTGGAACGCCCAGAGCGGCGCCATGCGCCTGCTGGGCTCTCACGGTGACGAGGTGTGGCGCGCGGCCTTCTCGCCCGACGGCCAATGGCTGGCGACCACGGGAAAGGATCGGACGCTGCGCCTGTGGAACGTGCAGAGCGGCGACGGCCAGGTGCTCCAGGGCCACGTCGCTCCGATCTTCGGAGTGGTCTTCTCGCCTGATAACCGGCGCGTGTTCACCTCGAGCCTGGATGGCGAGGTGTGGCGCTGGGATCTGCCCGGGGGCAAGGGCCAGCGTCTCGGCAAGCACGAGGGGTGGGTCGCGAGCCTGGACAGCTCGCCGGACTCGCGGCGGCTGGTGACGGTGGGCAAGGACGACAAGACGCTGCGGCTGTGGGACGTGGAGACGGGAGAGAGCCAGACGCTCGGCACGCACCCGGCCCAGCCGTATCAAGTCACCTTCTCTCCGGATGGAAAGCTCATCGCCACGGGCTGCGCGGACGGCAAGGTCCGGCTCTGGGAGGCCGCCACCGGCAAGCTGCGCGTCCTCGAGGGGCACACGAACCGCGTCCAATCCGTGGCCTTCTCGCCGGATGGGACGAAGCTCGCGTCGCGTTCGCATGACGGCACCGTGCGGCTGTGGGATCTGGCCACGGGGACGGCGCGCGTCTTCGAGGGCTCCAAGGAGCCTCCCGCACCGCTCGCCTTCTCGAAGGATGGGCGCTGGGTGGCCACGGGCGGCCGGGATCGCCTGGCGTGGCTGTGGGATGTGAACACCGGGCAAGGCCGCGCGCTCCGGGGCGCCGAGGACGCGGTGACGTCGCTGGCGTTCGCTCCGGATGGACAGCGGCTCGCGGTGGCCAGCGTGGACGGTGTCACCCGGCTGTACCCGGTGGGAGCCAACCCGTCCCAGCTCGTCGGGCAGCACACGGGGCCGGTCCTGTCGCTGCGGTTCTCCCGAGATGGGCAGACATTGTTGTCCTCGGGGGCGGACGGGCTGGCGAGCCGGTGGAATGTGACGGGCGCTGGCACCGTAAAGATGCGCGGCCACCGGAGCGAGGTGCCTCTCGCGCGGCTGTCTCCGGATGGCGAGCGGGCCGTCACCGGGGGCGCGGATGGCACGGTGCGCCTGTGGGATCGCTCGGGCCGGGAGCTGCAGGCCCTCCCCTTCTCCGCGCACCCCATCCGGGCGTTGGAGTTCTCACCGAGCGGGGACTGGGTGGCCGTTGGAAGTGCGGACGGCATGGTGCGCCTGTGGGATCCCACCACTGGCAAGGAGCGGACGCTCGGCCAGCACGCCAACGGCGGAGTGCTCTGCCTGTCGTTCTCTCCGGATGGGAGGTTCGTGGCCTCGGGCGGCGAGGACAACTCGCTTCGGCTCTGGAACCTGGAGTCTGGGCAGGGCCGCGTCCTGCACACGAGCGATGACGTGGTGGTCGCGCTGGCCTTCTCGCACGATGGCCGGTGGTTGGTGTCCGGGAGCAAGGACCACACGCTCTGGCTCCAGGAGTTGCCCTCGGGCCAGGGGCGGCGGCTCGACGTGGGCGGGATCGGCGTGCTCGCGGTGGGCTTCTCGCCGGATGGGCAGCGGCTGGTGAGCTCGAGCCAGGGAGACAACTCGCTGCGCCTCTGGGACGTGGAGACCGGGGCAGCCCGCGGCGTGCTGCGCGGCCACCTGAACCAGGTGAACCACTTCGCGTGGTCGCCCGAGGGCCAGCGCATGGTCACCGCGAGCGACGATCGCACGGTGCGCATCTGGGACGTGGAGAGCGGCGAGAGCCGGGTGTTGCAGGGCCACACCGACAGCGTGGTCCAGGTGGCGTTCTCGCCGGACGGAAAGTCGGTGGCTTCGGCGAGCAAGGACGGCACCGTGCGGCTGTGGCCCGAGGACTTGCCCCTGGCCCCCAACGCATTGCGCACCTGGCTGAGGGAGACGCTCGCGGCGGAGGATTCCGGAGCAACCTCCGCCAAACCGTAG